In Maylandia zebra isolate NMK-2024a linkage group LG9, Mzebra_GT3a, whole genome shotgun sequence, the genomic stretch TCAGTATACTGCAGTATAGAGTCTTGCTGTACATACAGTGTTGCCTGGAACAACACACTAGCATTTGCTGCATCAGTCATAGCACCATCCTGTCACCTCACTGTGCTCTCACTGCTCTCGACTGCAGCCtacaagcaagcaagcaagcaggCCGGCCGCCGTCTGTTAGGTCTGAGTTTGGAGCCTGTCTCTGTTTCTCTGCCTGACTACTAAAACCAGTCACAGATCGGCTATAGATCCTTCTCAGTGGCTCGGAGTACTAATAGTAGAGCAGACATGGCATTGCATGCTCAGCTGTTTGACTTGTCTGTCCGTTGAGTTTCCTCTTCTGGAACATGggagtgtgtgcttgtgtgtgactGTGCCCGCACATGGATAGTCCACACTGGGTCTTGGTCAAATAGTATTTTCCACAATCTCTTGCTTGTTTTAGCTTGCTGGGGAGTACAGAGATGATGGGTTTTACCACAGCGTCCTGTCACACGTCATGATTTAGTTCCAAAGCTTCACATAAGAAAGATTATTTCCTTGTTTAGAAAAGCTGAGACATGATTGGGGAGGGGGTGGGGTAGGTTTTCTGTCAACACTCTGAGGTATAATAAATGGTTTTCTGTAGGTTTTCTAGAAAAAAGCAAATTTGAAAGATTTTGTTGATTATTTTGTTAGGATTCAGTGCTATGAGGCTATGACAGTGAAGTAAAAGTGTTTGACATTAAAGCAATTTAAGCACAAGCTACTAAAAAGGGCAGGTAGCAAGAAACACGGGGAGAAATAACAGTTTATAATAACAGAAATCGCAAAAATAGCAACTAGTAAGATATAAATATTTGCTCTGTCTTTGGATGTTGCCAGAAAACCAGAGTAAGTTTCAGCTTCTTAAAAATCCAAATGAAAGAAGATTTACTACATTGTCATGTGGTAAAGCCCATCTTTGTGTCACTAAAGCAAGATAAACTCCAGGATATAGCGCCAAAAGATTACTAATTGGATGCACTTCTGGACTTCTTTTCACGCTGTATGAATCTTGAGGAAATAAGTGTTGATTTCTTCTAGGAGATGTGAGAGTGAGAAGTCAGGTTGGATTTGAACCGGAACGTAGAAGCTCCCACCCGTACCTGTGCATCGACTTCCGAACGCTTCACAGTGAGTACAGCCTGAGCATCTTGACTAAAAAAACCAGCCTCCCCGGTAGGAGTCACAGACTAGTCCTGTCCTGCGTGACTGAAAGACGCCTGTGTTCTTGTCTCTGAGGTGTGCCTTACTATAAACCTTGTTTGAGGCTTACAGGTGCACGATAAAGCACCACTTTCATTTTTCAATGAAAACGTTTGAGTGTACTTGTTGACATTTTTGACCCAAGATTAATCCTACCTCACGCTGACGTGTTTCTGGATTGCAGCGACAGTTTACTCAGACACAGTGCCTTTTGtggggtgtgtgcgtgtgtgagagagagggagggagagagaccACTGACAAAGCATGTCTGCTGTGTGATCCCAGACGAAAGGCTTATGAGTGGGCGGCTGTGTCAGCAGCAACTGTTTGTGTATTGCTGTGTTGGTGTCAGATCCCCACCAAGCTTGTCCGAGCCAAGTAATTCTCCGGGCCTAACGAGGTTTAGAAATGAACATGCCCCAACGTTGTCGTCTGTTTTAGATGTTGTATCCTTTGTAAAATAtcgtgtgcgtctgtgtgtttgtgtgcgcagCACGGCTGGGCTGCGGCTCCACGTCGGCCAGCTATGATCCTGAAAGGCGGGTCCACAGGCTGCTCAGCTTCCAGAGATACCTGCATTCGTCCCGTCTGCTGCGAGGAGTCCCCCAGCAGATACCCCTCCACATCCTTGATGAAGATTACACTGGACAGGCTAGAGTATGGGACTATTTGTAATATTTGGCACCACAATAAAACAGAagtgcacattttctttttataatttattttttccaaacCTCACGTAAAACTCTCTCTTTTCTCTATCGTAGTGCATGCTGGAAAAAGTCGGGAATTGGAATTTTGACATTTTCCTCTTCGATAGGTTGACAAATGGTAGGTAAAATATAATCTGTAGGACTTCTGAGACGTTGTTCTAAATGCCATGATGCCTTAACTGACATCAATCAGCCACAACGTTAAAACCACAGTTCCTACCTTGTGACCCAAAAACAGCCATCAGGGAACGGACACAAGACGTGCAAAGTGAAGATTTTACTCTGTTGTGGACACAGACGGCACAATGTCGCGCGTGCGCTGTTGTTGCAATGTAATGGCCACTCTACATCCACATGGAGCCTCACGCTTGCAGTCTGATTACAAAATTTGCGTGACTTTAGAGGCCAAGAACTAGAGTGAAGGTGgatgacaaaaagacaggagaccGAGCAGGAGGTGGCAGAGCTGAAAATGCTTCTGTTGGGAATGAGGCAGATTTCAGATCAGATTGAGCAGTTTGGATACAAAGTTAGAGAGGGAAGTCTGAGATTGTTTGGACATGCAAATAGAAGGGATGATGGATATACTGAAAAAGGATTTTGTGACAGTCGGACGAAAAAGAAGCAACctggcaggaggaaaagactGAGACCACAGATGCAGTGAAGGAGGACCTGCAGAGGTTTGGTGTGACACATGAGGATAGATATGGATAGAgtaagatggaggcagatgatcctcAGTGGCTATCCTTAAAGGGACCaagtaaaaagaagaaaaggtgtGCGTGTTCTGACTCTGAAACAATGTTTCACGAGTGGCATTTATCAAAGTAACACCCGCATGAATGAGAGCACTAAAGGTGTTGTAACAAAATGATCAATATTCACTCCACCTGTCGgcggttttaatgttgtggctgattgTCGTGCACACTGACTGGTGAATCCTGACCTCTGGTTGAGATTTAAAGTGTTGGCGCTGGTGCCATCTATCTGATACCTGGCACAGTTTTAGGATTAGCTCTGCAGCTATGtcactgttttactttaaatataCATCAGCTGTTTTATGTCTAAGCAAAGCCCAGGCTTGACGGAAAATGAATATACAGTACTGTATTATTTAGATTTGTATTAAACTAAACTCAAATTATTTTAAGTGTATTGGTGTGGAGGCCCTATATTTGTTTATCTGTGTAATAGGATAGAAGTGCATACTCTTCTGAATTAGCCCCTCCTCCTTTCTGTGTGTACTCCTGTAACCTCTAAAATCCTCAAGAATATTTTTCCataagctgttttcacacatgcactgtAGCCCTAAATTTCTCTAAACCTCACAGACTGGTGCGCTGTCCATACTCCAGCACTCGGCAGTGGTGCGTGGGAGAAATGTCAGTCATTTCTCCATTAGCAGGTCTTTTCATCTGCGTGCTGCATAGTACAGTGTCCATGTGATGTCTGATTGCACCAGTGTGCAAATAGCGCAGCTAATACTCTGGCGTATTGTGCGCTGCCTCCTCCCCTCTGCGTCCAGTAAGATCCCTCGCTCAAACCACCAGGAGTACTTCCTGTAGTGAGAGCATGTCTGAAGCAGACAATTTCCTGCTGTGTACGACATGCGAGAAAGGATAACGGGGGAAAATATTCCAACTCTCTTAAGCTGACGTGTGAAAGGAGCCTCAGAGATTGTGCTTTGTATTTTCATCATActcctttttttggggggggggggcagctgGTCTGTGTGAAAGCCAGACTGCAGCAGTGGAGTTCAGGAAGTCAGTGGTAAACAAAAGTAATTCGTTTTTTCTACATTCTCTTATTTTTGAACCACTAAGTGCGACTCTCGTAATGAGGATGAAAAGGAATCTTATCATGTATATAATTGCACATCCTGCACTGTATAATTGAGGTAACCTCAATCCAATcatcaaaacagctttaagaCATGTTCTTGACCCGTCTCTGACTTGACCCGAGTTAAACTTCAAAAGCAGGAGTTAAGGATTGCAGTGGTGAGAATCACAACTATTAAAAATTAGACCgagaaggaggaggtggtgtagtGGAGGCAGAATTAGGAAAGATGGATGCATCCATAAAAAAAGACTGGCAATAGAAGTGATTATTGTTGAGTTCAGCAGCGTTCAGTTGCAGCTTTTATAGGTGAACTTAAGGGATGAATGCAGAGTGATCATTCTGATTTGATTTCTTGCTCAGGAAACAGCCTGATCACCCTGACTTTCCACCTGCTGAACCAGTATGGGCTGGTGGAGCTCTTCCAGCTGGACATGGTCAAACTCTGGAGGTTTTTGGTCATGGTTCAGGAGGACTACCACAGTGACAACCCGTACCACAACGCTGTccatgctgcagatgtcacacaggccaTGTACTGCTACCTGCGAGAGCCCATGGTGAGACAAAACACTTGAGCTCTTTTGGGTTTAAGTAGCTAACTCTCACCCAGTCCTTTGCTAGCCACAACAAggtcttcttaaaaaaaaatcttgcatAGCCAAGGTTTCTTGCTTCAACAGTATTCAACTCACAGTACAGGCTTTCCTCATCAGCTTCTTTCAGTCTAACCAGTGAATGCTACCATTAAGATGTGCGTTTGATAATGCATCCAAATAAGTGCTCTTACAGACAGATTTTGAATAAAAGTATGCTATTTGCAGAGCTGAGAGTTCTTCGGAGAAGGCATTCTTGTATTTTAAACCCTTCTTGCATTATTTTTTGTGCAGCTTGCCAAGTCTCTGACCTCCAAAGACATCTTACTGGGACTCTTAGCAGCTGCCACCCATGACCTGGACCATCCTGGGGTCAACCAGCCTTTCCTCATCAAGACTGACCACTATCTTGCCACACTCTATAGAGTAAGGCAACAAAGCAGTCACTCTTTAGCCTGCCTAACTTATTAGAAGACTTCAGTGAAGGATGTTGTACGATGTATTAAATTAACGTGCACACACAATTTCTCACCTAGAATACCTCAGTTCTGGAAAACCACCACTGGAAGTCAGCAGTGGGTCTGCTCAGAGAGACTGGGCTGTTCTCCCATTTGCCTGCTGAGGACAGGTCAGTCTGACACTGAGAAACACAAAGAGAACTCAAACTGTGCCACTTACAAGGCTGTGCAGAAACGGAGTTCTTTCATAAGACTGCTCTttgctttaaaatgtgttttcttaaaCAAACATGCTTTGTAATACCTCAGGCTGAACATGGAGAGGGATTTGGGTTCCTTAATCTTGGCCACGGACATCAGCAGGCAGAATGACTACCTGTCCAGGTTTCGCTTGCACCTGGACCAGGAGAACCTGTGCATGAGCACCGCCAGCCATCGTCATTTCGTCCTGCAGGTCAgtgttggtttaaaaaaaagctccTGCATCTCAGCAAACAGCAGGTTCATATTTATCTTTGCTTTTCCAATGCAGATGGCCCTGAAGTGTGCAGATATCTGTAACCCCTGCAGACCATGGGAGCTGAGCAAACAGTGGAGTGAGAAAGTGACAGAGGAGTTCTTCCAACAAGGTTATCTGTCCATATTTTTCCCTTATTTGTTTTGCTCTTTCTTCTCCAGATTGGAGgtcctttctttcttcttgtttaTTAAAGTCTTTGTTACACTCTTGCAGGAGACATTGAGAAGAAGCACAAACTTGAAGTCAGCCCACTTTGCGACAGAGAGATGAACACAGTCGGCAACATTCAAATAGGCAAGGATTTTGGCTCTGTTTTTATTCCCCCGTTATCAATGGCTTGCGTGTAATGCAAATACTCGTCCTAATCAGCATCTGCCACCCTTTCTCCTCCCTCAGGCTTTATGACATATGTGGCTGAGCCGCTGTTTGCAGAGTGGGCCCGTTTCTGTGACACACGTCTGTCCCAGACCATGCTGGGTCACATGGGGCTAAACAAAGCCAGCTGGGGAGGCTTACAGCAGGAGCCGGCTCCGGTCTCCGAGGAGGCAGAGCCCAGCACGGCCTGCGCAGACACAGGAGACGCTGCCACCGCGCCGAGTGACGGCAGCACAGCTACGACCGCAGGAGGAACCAGCTCCAAAGAAATACCTCAGGGAAGCAGAGAATCCTGACACACTCCTTCTGTGCCATTTCACCTCAACCTCGTGACCCCTGGGGGCCTCAGGGCCTCACAATACACTGAGGGGGTCGGGTGGGGCACCCAGCGGTTTGCGGCCACGCCGCTGCCCCACCCGTTCCGAACACCTAGTTTATGTTTTGTTGCTTTGGCCTCCCATCTTGATAAACCACTGATTTtacttaatttatttaattttaattcctCTTTTTTTTGGCATAGAGCAATACATAGATACCTCATTTGGCTActgctgtatttttttctttttatttgctttatttatttgtcctcTGTAGTTTTGGCATTACTGACTGAACgcaccaccttttttttttttttttttttttttgaagtttgTGAACTTTAAGGGGAAAGCAGTATAAGAACTGAAGAAGACCTTTTTctggtattttttttaagtgccatTTGAAAACAAAGATTTGAAGAATGATCTGAACTGTATTGACTGAGACAACTGGAGTGTTCAGACCTTTCTAAGACTTTGGAGTAATGCCGTTGTTGCATTGGTATTGAAGATTCTTcctcatgtaaaaaaaaaaacaacagaaaaaaaaaatgtgacaagCCCAGTCCTTTTGCTGCCTCTACGAAGACTGTTTACGcgtcttgtttgttttgtatctTTCCGTCGAACTGAAACGAATCACGTCGGCCCCACATTTGCCTTCgaagcacagatgtgaagaAACCACTCATTTTGAACTgttacccccaccccccaccccctgtCAAAGCCATGAGCAGAACCTTATTCAGACACACCAGATGCCATAAATGACTCCACCTGTTCTACCATGTGTTCCTGCACTCCCGAATAACAGCGGCGTTCGATGAGCAGCTTTGTTTCCAAGACATCCTGTGAAGGTATTATAGGAAATAGTCTCTTTCTGATGTTTCCACATCATCCAGTCCTGGTTAAACTTGGGGCAGTGGGGTGAGGGTGCGTGGGAACCTTCCCTGCCAGACTGGAGGGTGGTTAGTCACCGCACATGCATCTCACCTGGAAGTCAACTCCACGCAACTCGACTTGCTCAGGGTTTGCagacgtttttttgtttttttttgttttaaaaatttatttcttttttgtaaaaGGGGAGGAGGATAATGcaagtttttattattattattattgggtGGTTAGGATCTAACTAAGGAGTCTCCCTCTCCTCAGAATGTCTCACAGCCACATGAAACCTAAAGGACTGCTCGACTGATGCCTTACAACTATGCACAAACTATGCTAAGTGACCAAACCAACTCCTGTTCCCATCAACTGCATGGCGTGCTTGTCTTTTGATGCACTGTCCGATCCCTTTGCCTTTTTGTTGCGAGGAACAACTCCAgctatcttttcttttcttcttcttttgtgcgGAAACAAAATTGTCGAGTGAATTTGAACATTCCATTTCTTCGTGTTTGGTTTGTCTACTTTGATTCTGTATAGTGCCAcaagttgtgtttgtgtttatacatTTTGAAAGATAACAGGtgctttttttcttactttagcTGATTTGTATTTTGCTGTTAAGTGCTGTAAGACTGTTGACAAAAACTGTTTACAATTTGTTGCGACAGCCATTTTTTGGGAAGACTTCAGTGTCAAGCCAGATTTTGTAAAGGCTTTGCTGTATTGACCTTTTTGATACATGCCTGTTGCAGTTACAATTTGAATAATAAAACCCGTTGTTGACAAATGCTTGAGTTTTACACCAGTTAATAATCACGTCGATACTGGCAAACTGTGAAACCAGTAGGCCCACTCGAGCTCTTTTTAGAGGTACAACTTGCTGCTACTGGGTTACGACCCCTTTTTGCCTTCATATTCTTCATAGCATATATTCAACAAGGTACTGGAAAGATTCCTCAGACATTTTGGTCCACGTTGACCTCATGTCGTCACACTGTAGCTGTGAATCTGCTGCTTCACTATCCCAAAGCTGCTCTGTTGCATTGAGATCTAGTGACTATGGGAGCGATTCGAGGACAgtaaactcattgtcatgttcaagaaggCAGTTTATGATATGAGCTTTgtacatggtgtgttatcctgctggaagccaACACAAGacgatgggtacactgtggtcgtAGAGGGACGTGGTCAGCAATGATACTTGGGTAGGATGTgctgtttaaacaatgctcagaaAGTGTA encodes the following:
- the pde7a gene encoding high affinity 3',5'-cyclic-AMP phosphodiesterase 7A isoform X6 encodes the protein MLGTCVVFKQLFARDVRVRSQVGFEPERRSSHPYLCIDFRTLHTRLGCGSTSASYDPERRVHRLLSFQRYLHSSRLLRGVPQQIPLHILDEDYTGQARCMLEKVGNWNFDIFLFDRLTNGNSLITLTFHLLNQYGLVELFQLDMVKLWRFLVMVQEDYHSDNPYHNAVHAADVTQAMYCYLREPMLAKSLTSKDILLGLLAAATHDLDHPGVNQPFLIKTDHYLATLYRNTSVLENHHWKSAVGLLRETGLFSHLPAEDRLNMERDLGSLILATDISRQNDYLSRFRLHLDQENLCMSTASHRHFVLQMALKCADICNPCRPWELSKQWSEKVTEEFFQQGDIEKKHKLEVSPLCDREMNTVGNIQIGFMTYVAEPLFAEWARFCDTRLSQTMLGHMGLNKASWGGLQQEPAPVSEEAEPSTACADTGDAATAPSDGSTATTAGGTSSKEIPQGSRES
- the pde7a gene encoding high affinity 3',5'-cyclic-AMP phosphodiesterase 7A isoform X7, with translation MLGDVRVRSQVGFEPERRSSHPYLCIDFRTLHTRLGCGSTSASYDPERRVHRLLSFQRYLHSSRLLRGVPQQIPLHILDEDYTGQARCMLEKVGNWNFDIFLFDRLTNGNSLITLTFHLLNQYGLVELFQLDMVKLWRFLVMVQEDYHSDNPYHNAVHAADVTQAMYCYLREPMLAKSLTSKDILLGLLAAATHDLDHPGVNQPFLIKTDHYLATLYRNTSVLENHHWKSAVGLLRETGLFSHLPAEDRLNMERDLGSLILATDISRQNDYLSRFRLHLDQENLCMSTASHRHFVLQMALKCADICNPCRPWELSKQWSEKVTEEFFQQGDIEKKHKLEVSPLCDREMNTVGNIQIGFMTYVAEPLFAEWARFCDTRLSQTMLGHMGLNKASWGGLQQEPAPVSEEAEPSTACADTGDAATAPSDGSTATTAGGTSSKEIPQGSRES
- the pde7a gene encoding high affinity 3',5'-cyclic-AMP phosphodiesterase 7A isoform X1; translated protein: MEVCYQLPVLPLDRPVPKHVLSRRGAISFSSSSSLFGAPDPRQLSQRRGAISYDSSDQTALYIRMLGTCVVFKQLFARDVRVRSQVGFEPERRSSHPYLCIDFRTLHTRLGCGSTSASYDPERRVHRLLSFQRYLHSSRLLRGVPQQIPLHILDEDYTGQARCMLEKVGNWNFDIFLFDRLTNGNSLITLTFHLLNQYGLVELFQLDMVKLWRFLVMVQEDYHSDNPYHNAVHAADVTQAMYCYLREPMLAKSLTSKDILLGLLAAATHDLDHPGVNQPFLIKTDHYLATLYRNTSVLENHHWKSAVGLLRETGLFSHLPAEDRLNMERDLGSLILATDISRQNDYLSRFRLHLDQENLCMSTASHRHFVLQMALKCADICNPCRPWELSKQWSEKVTEEFFQQGDIEKKHKLEVSPLCDREMNTVGNIQIGFMTYVAEPLFAEWARFCDTRLSQTMLGHMGLNKASWGGLQQEPAPVSEEAEPSTACADTGDAATAPSDGSTATTAGGTSSKEIPQGSRES
- the pde7a gene encoding high affinity 3',5'-cyclic-AMP phosphodiesterase 7A isoform X3, which encodes MEVCYQLPVLPLDRPVPKHVLSRRGAISFSSSSSLFGAPDPRQLSQRRGAISYDSSDQTALYIRMLGDVRVRSQVGFEPERRSSHPYLCIDFRTLHTRLGCGSTSASYDPERRVHRLLSFQRYLHSSRLLRGVPQQIPLHILDEDYTGQARCMLEKVGNWNFDIFLFDRLTNGNSLITLTFHLLNQYGLVELFQLDMVKLWRFLVMVQEDYHSDNPYHNAVHAADVTQAMYCYLREPMLAKSLTSKDILLGLLAAATHDLDHPGVNQPFLIKTDHYLATLYRNTSVLENHHWKSAVGLLRETGLFSHLPAEDRLNMERDLGSLILATDISRQNDYLSRFRLHLDQENLCMSTASHRHFVLQMALKCADICNPCRPWELSKQWSEKVTEEFFQQGDIEKKHKLEVSPLCDREMNTVGNIQIGFMTYVAEPLFAEWARFCDTRLSQTMLGHMGLNKASWGGLQQEPAPVSEEAEPSTACADTGDAATAPSDGSTATTAGGTSSKEIPQGSRES
- the pde7a gene encoding high affinity 3',5'-cyclic-AMP phosphodiesterase 7A isoform X8 — its product is MLDVRVRSQVGFEPERRSSHPYLCIDFRTLHTRLGCGSTSASYDPERRVHRLLSFQRYLHSSRLLRGVPQQIPLHILDEDYTGQARCMLEKVGNWNFDIFLFDRLTNGNSLITLTFHLLNQYGLVELFQLDMVKLWRFLVMVQEDYHSDNPYHNAVHAADVTQAMYCYLREPMLAKSLTSKDILLGLLAAATHDLDHPGVNQPFLIKTDHYLATLYRNTSVLENHHWKSAVGLLRETGLFSHLPAEDRLNMERDLGSLILATDISRQNDYLSRFRLHLDQENLCMSTASHRHFVLQMALKCADICNPCRPWELSKQWSEKVTEEFFQQGDIEKKHKLEVSPLCDREMNTVGNIQIGFMTYVAEPLFAEWARFCDTRLSQTMLGHMGLNKASWGGLQQEPAPVSEEAEPSTACADTGDAATAPSDGSTATTAGGTSSKEIPQGSRES
- the pde7a gene encoding high affinity 3',5'-cyclic-AMP phosphodiesterase 7A isoform X2, which encodes MEVCYQLPVLPLDRPVPKHVLSRRGAISFSSSSSLFGAPDPRQLSQRRGAISYDSSDQTALYIRMLGTCVVFKQLFANVRVRSQVGFEPERRSSHPYLCIDFRTLHTRLGCGSTSASYDPERRVHRLLSFQRYLHSSRLLRGVPQQIPLHILDEDYTGQARCMLEKVGNWNFDIFLFDRLTNGNSLITLTFHLLNQYGLVELFQLDMVKLWRFLVMVQEDYHSDNPYHNAVHAADVTQAMYCYLREPMLAKSLTSKDILLGLLAAATHDLDHPGVNQPFLIKTDHYLATLYRNTSVLENHHWKSAVGLLRETGLFSHLPAEDRLNMERDLGSLILATDISRQNDYLSRFRLHLDQENLCMSTASHRHFVLQMALKCADICNPCRPWELSKQWSEKVTEEFFQQGDIEKKHKLEVSPLCDREMNTVGNIQIGFMTYVAEPLFAEWARFCDTRLSQTMLGHMGLNKASWGGLQQEPAPVSEEAEPSTACADTGDAATAPSDGSTATTAGGTSSKEIPQGSRES
- the pde7a gene encoding high affinity 3',5'-cyclic-AMP phosphodiesterase 7A isoform X4 — encoded protein: MEVCYQLPVLPLDRPVPKHVLSRRGAISFSSSSSLFGAPDPRQLSQRRGAISYDSSDQTALYIRMLDVRVRSQVGFEPERRSSHPYLCIDFRTLHTRLGCGSTSASYDPERRVHRLLSFQRYLHSSRLLRGVPQQIPLHILDEDYTGQARCMLEKVGNWNFDIFLFDRLTNGNSLITLTFHLLNQYGLVELFQLDMVKLWRFLVMVQEDYHSDNPYHNAVHAADVTQAMYCYLREPMLAKSLTSKDILLGLLAAATHDLDHPGVNQPFLIKTDHYLATLYRNTSVLENHHWKSAVGLLRETGLFSHLPAEDRLNMERDLGSLILATDISRQNDYLSRFRLHLDQENLCMSTASHRHFVLQMALKCADICNPCRPWELSKQWSEKVTEEFFQQGDIEKKHKLEVSPLCDREMNTVGNIQIGFMTYVAEPLFAEWARFCDTRLSQTMLGHMGLNKASWGGLQQEPAPVSEEAEPSTACADTGDAATAPSDGSTATTAGGTSSKEIPQGSRES
- the pde7a gene encoding high affinity 3',5'-cyclic-AMP phosphodiesterase 7A isoform X5; this encodes MEVCYQLPVLPLDRPVPKHVLSRRGAISFSSSSSLFGAPDPRQLSQRRGAISYDSSDQTALYIRMLARLGCGSTSASYDPERRVHRLLSFQRYLHSSRLLRGVPQQIPLHILDEDYTGQARCMLEKVGNWNFDIFLFDRLTNGNSLITLTFHLLNQYGLVELFQLDMVKLWRFLVMVQEDYHSDNPYHNAVHAADVTQAMYCYLREPMLAKSLTSKDILLGLLAAATHDLDHPGVNQPFLIKTDHYLATLYRNTSVLENHHWKSAVGLLRETGLFSHLPAEDRLNMERDLGSLILATDISRQNDYLSRFRLHLDQENLCMSTASHRHFVLQMALKCADICNPCRPWELSKQWSEKVTEEFFQQGDIEKKHKLEVSPLCDREMNTVGNIQIGFMTYVAEPLFAEWARFCDTRLSQTMLGHMGLNKASWGGLQQEPAPVSEEAEPSTACADTGDAATAPSDGSTATTAGGTSSKEIPQGSRES